The Neomonachus schauinslandi chromosome 11, ASM220157v2, whole genome shotgun sequence genome contains a region encoding:
- the SCN4B gene encoding sodium channel subunit beta-4, whose product MPGAGGRGAARARWLGTGLLGLFLLPVSLSLEVSVGKATTIYAVNGTEILLPCTFSSCFGFQDLHFWWSYNTSDTFRTLIDGTVKNEKSDPKVKFKNDDRITLEGSTKEKMNNISILLRNLEFSDTGKYTCHVQNPKENNFQHQATIFLQVVDKLEEVDNTVTLIILGVVGGVIGLLILILLVKKFIAFIIKKTQEKKKECLVSSSGNDNTENGLPGSKAEEKPPTKV is encoded by the exons GTCTCTTCCTGCTCCCGGTGTCCCTGTCGCTGGAGGTGTCTGTGGGAAAGGCCACCACCATCTACGCTGTCAATGGCACGGAGATCCTGCTGCCCTGCACCTTCTCCAGCTGCTTTGGCTTCCAAGACCTCCACTTCTGGTGGTCCTACAACACCAGTGATACATTCAGGACT CTCATAGACGGGACGGTGAAGAATGAAAAGTCTGACCCTAAGGTGAAGTTCAAAAATGACGATCGCATCACTCTGGAGGGCTCCACTAAGGAGAAGATGAACAACATTTCCATTCTACTGAGGAACCTGGAATTCAGCGACACAGGCAAATACACCTGTCATGTGCAGAACCCCAAGGAGAATAATTTTCAGCACCAGGCCACCATCTTCCTCCAAGTCGTTGATAAAT TGGAAGAAGTGGACAACACGGTGACCCTCATCATCCTGGGAGTCGTGGGTGGGGTCATTGGGctcctcatcctcatcctgcTGGTCAAGAAGTTCATTGCCTTCATCATCAAGAAGACTCAGGAGAAGAA gaaGGAGTGCCTCGTGAGTTCCTCAGGGAATGATAACACAGAGAATGGATTGCCTGGCTCTAAGGCGGAAGAGAAACCACCAACCAAAGTGTGA
- the TMPRSS4 gene encoding transmembrane protease serine 4 isoform X5 — protein MGPQWQVLPLAVRLSRDRSTLQVLDPATQSWASACFDNFTEALAKIACGQMGYDSKPTFRAVEIGPDQDLDVVGITENGQGLQVQNLSGPCLSGSLVSLHCLACGESLKAPRVVGGETASVDSWPWQVSIQYNKQHICGGSILDPHWILTAAHCFRKYHDVSTWKVRAGSDKLGNFPSLPVASIFITELNTTYPKEKDIALVKLQFPLTFSGERWHLGTDPLGTVRPICLPFFDEELTPATPLWIIGWGFTEQDGGKMSDTLLQASVQLIDHTRCNAEDAYQGEVTEQMLCAGILEGGVDTCQGDSGGPLMYHSDQWQVVGIVSWGHGCGGPSTPGVYTKVTAYLNWIYSVRKLEP, from the exons ATGGGTCCCCAGTGGCAG GTTCTCCCCCTCGCAGTCCGCCTCTCCAGGGACCGATCCACCCTGCAGGTGCTGGACCCGGCCACACAGAGCTGGGCCTCTGCCTGCTTCGACAACTTCACAGAAGCTCTGGCCAAGATAGCCTGTGGGCAGATGGGCTATGACAG CAAACCCACCTTCAGAGCTGTGGAGATCGGCCCAGACCAAGATCTGGATGTTGTTGGAATCACAGAGAATGGCCAGGGGCTTCAGGTGCAAAACCTAAGTGG ACCCTGTCTCTCGGGCTCCCTGGTCTCCCTGCACTGCCTTG CCTGTGGGGAGAGCCTGAAAGCCCCTCGGGTGGTGGGCGGGGAGACGGCCTCTGTGGATTCTTGGCCTTGGCAGGTCAGCATCCAGTACAACAAACAACACATCTGTGGAGGGAGCATTCTGGACCCTCACTGGATCCTCACGGCAGCCCACTGCTTCAG GAAGTATCATGATGTCTCCACCTGGAAGGTGAGGGCTGGCTCAGACAAACTGGGCAACTTCCCATCCCTGCCTGTGGCCAGCATCTTCATCACTGAGCTCAACACCACGTACCCCAAAGAGAAGGACATTGCCCTTGTGAAGCTGCAGTTCCCACTCACATTCTCCGGTGAGAGGTGGCATCTGGGAACAGACCCCTTAG GCACGGTCAGGCCCATCTGCCTGCCCTTTTTTGATGAGGAGCTCACTCCAGCCACTCCGCTCTGGATTATTGGATGGGGCTTTACAGAGCAGGACGGAG GAAAGATGTCCGACACACTGCTGCAGGCATCAGTCCAGCTCATTGACCACACTCGGTGCAACGCGGAGGATGCCTACCAGGGGGAAGTTACCGAGCAGATGCTGTGCGCAGGCATCCTGGAGGGCGGCGTGGACACCTGCCAG GGTGACAGCGGTGGGCCCCTGATGTATCACTCTGACCAGTGGCAAGTGGTGGGTATCGTGAGCTGGGGCCATGGCTGTGGGGGCCCCAGTACCCCAGGAGTATACACCAAGGTCACAGCCTATCTCAACTGGATCTATAGTGTCCGGAAG TTGGAGCCATGA
- the TMPRSS4 gene encoding transmembrane protease serine 4 isoform X2: MLDKDVTPLRKPRTPLETFKKVGIPIIAALLSLATIIIMAVLIKVILDKYYFLCGQPLHVIPRRQVCDGQQDCASGEDEQLCVKTFPDGSPVAVRLSRDRSTLQVLDPATQSWASACFDNFTEALAKIACGQMGYDSKPTFRAVEIGPDQDLDVVGITENGQGLQVQNLSGPCLSGSLVSLHCLACGESLKAPRVVGGETASVDSWPWQVSIQYNKQHICGGSILDPHWILTAAHCFRKYHDVSTWKVRAGSDKLGNFPSLPVASIFITELNTTYPKEKDIALVKLQFPLTFSGERWHLGTDPLGTVRPICLPFFDEELTPATPLWIIGWGFTEQDGGKMSDTLLQASVQLIDHTRCNAEDAYQGEVTEQMLCAGILEGGVDTCQGDSGGPLMYHSDQWQVVGIVSWGHGCGGPSTPGVYTKVTAYLNWIYSVRKLEP; the protein is encoded by the exons TCAAGGTGATTCTGGACAAATACTACTTCCTCTGCGGGCAGCCTCTCCACGTCATCCCGAGGAGGCAGGTGTGTGACGGCCAGCAGGACTGTGCCTCCGGGGAGGACGAGCAGCTCTGTGTCAAGACCTTCCCCGATGGGTCCCCAGTGGCAG TCCGCCTCTCCAGGGACCGATCCACCCTGCAGGTGCTGGACCCGGCCACACAGAGCTGGGCCTCTGCCTGCTTCGACAACTTCACAGAAGCTCTGGCCAAGATAGCCTGTGGGCAGATGGGCTATGACAG CAAACCCACCTTCAGAGCTGTGGAGATCGGCCCAGACCAAGATCTGGATGTTGTTGGAATCACAGAGAATGGCCAGGGGCTTCAGGTGCAAAACCTAAGTGG ACCCTGTCTCTCGGGCTCCCTGGTCTCCCTGCACTGCCTTG CCTGTGGGGAGAGCCTGAAAGCCCCTCGGGTGGTGGGCGGGGAGACGGCCTCTGTGGATTCTTGGCCTTGGCAGGTCAGCATCCAGTACAACAAACAACACATCTGTGGAGGGAGCATTCTGGACCCTCACTGGATCCTCACGGCAGCCCACTGCTTCAG GAAGTATCATGATGTCTCCACCTGGAAGGTGAGGGCTGGCTCAGACAAACTGGGCAACTTCCCATCCCTGCCTGTGGCCAGCATCTTCATCACTGAGCTCAACACCACGTACCCCAAAGAGAAGGACATTGCCCTTGTGAAGCTGCAGTTCCCACTCACATTCTCCGGTGAGAGGTGGCATCTGGGAACAGACCCCTTAG GCACGGTCAGGCCCATCTGCCTGCCCTTTTTTGATGAGGAGCTCACTCCAGCCACTCCGCTCTGGATTATTGGATGGGGCTTTACAGAGCAGGACGGAG GAAAGATGTCCGACACACTGCTGCAGGCATCAGTCCAGCTCATTGACCACACTCGGTGCAACGCGGAGGATGCCTACCAGGGGGAAGTTACCGAGCAGATGCTGTGCGCAGGCATCCTGGAGGGCGGCGTGGACACCTGCCAG GGTGACAGCGGTGGGCCCCTGATGTATCACTCTGACCAGTGGCAAGTGGTGGGTATCGTGAGCTGGGGCCATGGCTGTGGGGGCCCCAGTACCCCAGGAGTATACACCAAGGTCACAGCCTATCTCAACTGGATCTATAGTGTCCGGAAG TTGGAGCCATGA